A window of Comamonadaceae bacterium OTU4NAUVB1 contains these coding sequences:
- a CDS encoding CoA transferase → MTTNATTSSAPATRPLPLAGMRVLDISQVMAGPYACMLLADLGADVIKIEPPEGGDQTRGAMGFKLKGNDSMGFLNMNRNKRSVTLDLKTDEGRAALHALVLEADVLVENYRPGVMKRLGADFDTLSALNPALVYVSISGFGQSGPWSQRPGFDLMAQAMSGVMSVTGYPGGPPVKAGVPVADIGCALFAVYGLLAAYIGAKNTGQGQYIDASLFDSALAFSVWDISEYWGTGRQPEPLGTSNRMSAPYQAAKAADGHFVMGATNQKLWQKLCGVLARADLLADERFASVSKRLAHREALMVELERSFAARTADDWIETLLAAGIPAGPILTYPEAFESEHGRHRAMRIEIDHPVEGKVPNIGFAVKMMGTPQQVRRPPPLLGEHTREVLEELGIALPGAPRARPDAEAQPAEAK, encoded by the coding sequence ATGACAACCAACGCCACCACCTCCTCCGCTCCCGCCACCCGCCCGCTGCCGCTCGCCGGCATGCGCGTGCTCGACATCAGCCAGGTCATGGCCGGCCCCTACGCCTGCATGCTGCTGGCCGACCTGGGCGCCGACGTGATCAAGATCGAGCCGCCCGAGGGTGGCGACCAGACGCGCGGCGCCATGGGCTTCAAGCTCAAGGGCAACGACAGCATGGGGTTCCTCAACATGAACCGCAACAAGCGCAGCGTCACGCTCGACCTGAAGACCGACGAGGGCCGCGCGGCGCTGCACGCGCTGGTGCTGGAGGCCGACGTGCTGGTCGAGAACTACCGCCCCGGCGTCATGAAGCGCCTGGGCGCGGACTTCGACACGCTGAGCGCGCTGAACCCGGCGCTGGTCTACGTCAGCATCTCGGGTTTCGGCCAGTCGGGGCCCTGGTCGCAGCGCCCGGGCTTCGACCTGATGGCGCAGGCGATGTCGGGCGTGATGAGCGTGACCGGCTACCCCGGCGGCCCGCCCGTGAAGGCCGGCGTGCCGGTGGCCGACATCGGCTGCGCGCTGTTCGCGGTCTACGGCCTGCTGGCGGCCTACATCGGCGCGAAGAACACGGGCCAGGGCCAGTACATCGACGCCTCGCTGTTCGACTCGGCGCTGGCCTTCTCGGTCTGGGACATCTCCGAGTACTGGGGCACGGGCCGCCAGCCCGAGCCGCTGGGCACCTCCAACCGCATGAGCGCGCCCTACCAGGCGGCCAAGGCCGCCGACGGCCACTTCGTCATGGGCGCCACCAACCAGAAGCTCTGGCAGAAGCTGTGCGGCGTGCTGGCGCGCGCCGACCTGCTGGCCGACGAACGCTTCGCCAGCGTGTCCAAGCGGCTGGCCCACCGCGAGGCGCTGATGGTGGAGCTGGAGCGCTCCTTCGCCGCCCGCACGGCCGACGACTGGATCGAGACCCTGCTGGCCGCCGGCATCCCGGCCGGTCCGATCCTCACCTACCCCGAGGCCTTCGAGAGCGAGCACGGCCGCCACCGGGCCATGCGCATCGAGATCGACCACCCGGTGGAGGGCAAGGTGCCCAACATCGGCTTCGCCGTGAAGATGATGGGCACGCCGCAGCAGGTGCGCCGCCCGCCGCCGCTGCTGGGCGAGCACACCCGGGAGGTGCTGGAGGAGCTGGGCATCGCCCTGCCCGGCGCCCCTCGGGCGCGGCCGGATGCCGAGGCGCAGCCGGCGGAGGCGAAGTGA
- a CDS encoding tripartite tricarboxylate transporter substrate binding protein, producing the protein MQRRHFTLGLGAALGTPGWALAQTATGGAVRISGPVRIVVGFAPGGGTDVLARVIGQKLATLWDTQVVVENKPGATGVIAADYVARQPNDGTTLLMAHVNSNAIAPSLLKDTVKFDPNRDFSAISMVGVTPNVLTCATTQPVRTLPDIVALCRQKPGRVTFGSSGIGSAQHLAFEMFKLAAKIDAVHVPYKGSGALIIDQLGGQIDFAFDTMTAATPFMRQNKVIGIAQTRLKRAGSYPDLPTFADGGYPQVDAASWYGLVGPRGMAPALVQRMNADVNKVLLMPDIRQKLDEFGAEDAGGTASRFAEFIAGENVKWAKVIKDANVRVDS; encoded by the coding sequence ATGCAACGCAGACATTTCACGCTCGGCCTGGGCGCCGCCCTGGGCACGCCCGGCTGGGCGCTGGCGCAGACGGCCACCGGCGGCGCGGTCCGGATCTCCGGCCCGGTGCGCATCGTCGTGGGCTTCGCTCCGGGTGGCGGGACCGACGTGCTGGCGCGGGTGATCGGCCAGAAGCTCGCGACCCTGTGGGACACGCAGGTCGTCGTCGAGAACAAGCCCGGCGCCACCGGCGTCATCGCGGCGGACTACGTGGCGCGCCAGCCCAACGACGGCACGACCCTGCTGATGGCGCACGTCAACAGCAACGCCATCGCCCCCAGCCTGCTCAAGGACACCGTCAAGTTCGACCCCAACCGGGACTTCAGCGCCATCTCGATGGTCGGCGTGACGCCCAACGTGCTGACCTGCGCGACCACCCAGCCGGTGCGCACGCTGCCCGACATCGTCGCGCTGTGCCGCCAGAAGCCGGGCCGCGTCACCTTCGGCTCCTCGGGCATCGGCTCGGCCCAGCACCTGGCCTTCGAGATGTTCAAGCTCGCGGCGAAGATCGACGCCGTGCACGTGCCCTACAAGGGCTCGGGCGCCCTGATCATCGACCAGCTCGGCGGCCAGATCGACTTCGCCTTCGACACCATGACGGCGGCGACGCCCTTCATGCGCCAGAACAAGGTCATCGGCATCGCGCAGACGCGCCTGAAGCGCGCGGGCAGCTACCCGGACCTCCCGACCTTCGCCGACGGCGGCTATCCGCAGGTCGACGCCGCCTCGTGGTACGGGCTGGTCGGTCCGCGCGGCATGGCCCCGGCGCTGGTGCAGCGCATGAACGCGGACGTCAACAAGGTGCTGCTCATGCCCGACATCCGCCAGAAGCTCGACGAGTTCGGGGCCGAGGACGCCGGCGGCACGGCGAGCAGGTTCGCCGAGTTCATCGCCGGCGAGAACGTCAAGTGGGCCAAGGTCATCAAGGACGCGAACGTGCGCGTCGACTCCTGA
- a CDS encoding LysR family transcriptional regulator has product MTSIDRRSARLHFDLTTLQLFITTAELGSVTRAAEKMHMATAAASRRILEIEAQFGLPFFERRPHGMAITDAGRAMLAHARSITHTVLRMQDDAASYLGGEQGVVRLAAPKSAVIQFVPSDIARCARECPGVRIDLQEMNSQIVQQALRRGIVDVGIYEAGLGSIELPTLPYRSDRLTVVLPAGHALAERSALTLDDILACDLIVLGEGSAISLMLQRLADDEGRLLRMRMRVNGFDSMAPLIAQNLGIGVMPEAVARTVARGDGLACVAIRGDWAQRQFLLCHRPPEALSQAARSVVRVLSATRNSNPASLI; this is encoded by the coding sequence TTGACATCCATCGACCGGCGCTCCGCGCGCCTCCACTTCGATCTGACGACCCTCCAGCTGTTCATCACGACCGCCGAACTCGGCAGCGTGACCCGGGCCGCCGAGAAGATGCACATGGCCACGGCCGCCGCGTCGCGCCGCATCCTGGAGATCGAGGCGCAGTTCGGGCTGCCGTTCTTCGAGCGCCGGCCCCACGGCATGGCCATCACGGACGCCGGTCGCGCCATGCTCGCCCACGCGCGCAGCATCACCCACACCGTGCTGCGCATGCAGGACGACGCGGCGTCGTACCTCGGCGGCGAACAGGGCGTCGTGCGTCTGGCCGCGCCCAAGAGCGCGGTGATCCAGTTCGTGCCGTCGGACATCGCGCGCTGCGCCCGGGAATGTCCCGGCGTGCGCATCGACCTGCAGGAGATGAACAGCCAGATCGTGCAGCAGGCGCTGCGCCGGGGCATCGTCGACGTCGGCATCTACGAGGCGGGCCTGGGCAGCATCGAGCTGCCCACCCTGCCCTACCGCAGCGACCGCCTGACGGTGGTGCTGCCGGCCGGCCACGCGCTGGCCGAGCGGAGCGCGCTGACGCTGGACGACATCCTGGCGTGCGACCTGATCGTGCTGGGCGAGGGGTCGGCCATCTCGCTGATGCTCCAGCGCCTGGCCGACGACGAGGGCCGGCTGCTGCGCATGCGCATGCGGGTCAACGGCTTCGACAGCATGGCGCCGCTGATCGCGCAGAACCTGGGCATCGGGGTCATGCCCGAGGCCGTCGCGCGCACGGTCGCCCGCGGCGACGGCCTCGCGTGCGTCGCGATCCGGGGCGACTGGGCGCAGCGCCAGTTCCTGCTGTGCCACCGCCCGCCCGAAGCCCTGTCGCAGGCCGCGCGCAGCGTGGTGCGCGTGCTCTCGGCTACGAGAAATTCGAATCCTGCCTCGCTGATTTAG